A stretch of Amblyraja radiata isolate CabotCenter1 chromosome 6, sAmbRad1.1.pri, whole genome shotgun sequence DNA encodes these proteins:
- the mpeg1 gene encoding macrophage-expressed gene 1 protein encodes MSLALIPVFLYVFSVRATDYGLREPRGDGLTECRKAQSLTALEVVPGGGWDNLRNLDRGRVMNISYSLCKLTEDGKYIIPDQVYVVPQKQTNMDIVSEIITSWMNYKSSTSASVNADVSYLSILNARFSASVERVKTRQVQDSSTTTRIQVRNLIYKVKSVPDFQLDQDFKQQLIEIANYIENNQTKAAEYFAQLLVLNYGTHVLTGIDAGASLVQEDQISSSFVSESWSRKSSIGASAGVTFFHTVNVGLSTQEQSTDQFTRHYMNNRTHSSIESHGGVPFYPGITLQKWQQEISNQLVAIDRSGRPLNFFIHPLNVPELPGPTVAKLTLAIERAIALYYTVNTHPGCVDINSPNFNFQANLDDGSCKEDGTNFTFGGVYQECAPVSGPDAQSLCAGLDQSNPLTGAHSCPVGYSAIHLHSGVQEEGRSHYECHRHCHSCWLVATCCDDVCGDGYYVSKARFEAYWCAATPGLVLPQNSGYLFGGLYGRVSSNELTQGRSCPAAFYPLRLLQHLRVCVSQDYEMGFRYSVPFGGFFSCEAGNPMAARAPGVDSGPAPGPGPGADPKRCPGGYSQHLAAISDSCQVLYCVKSGSFNDLKLAPIHLPPFAQPPLLTKGSTNTVMVMSAYQEPWVKDTVTNQWKVVPILDARRVFDGENPSREAGAGAAAGISIAIILALVGILCLVFFIKKRRRQRGYQALAVEHQVISTTSSDSESNTLCSPDPHADA; translated from the coding sequence ATGTCCCTGGCTTTGATCCCCGTCTTTCTCTACGTTTTCTCGGTAAGGGCGACGGACTACGGGCTTCGAGAGCCAAGGGGGGATGGCTTGACTGAGTGCAGAAAAGCTCAAAGTTTGACTGCTCTCGAGGTCGTGCCGGGAGGCGGCTGGGACAACTTGAGGAACCTCGACCGAGGTCGAGTGATGAACATCAGCTACTCTCTGTGCAAACTCACCGAGGATGGGAAATACATCATCCCAGACCAAGTCTACGTGGTGCCCCAGAAGCAGACTAACATGGATATCGTGTCGGAAATCATCACCagctggatgaactacaaaagctCCACCAGTGCCTCGGTCAACGCTGATGTATCCTACCTCTCTATCCTGAATGCAAGGTTCTCCGCCAGCGTTGAGAGGGTCAAGACCCGACAAGTGCAGGACAGCAGCACGACCACTAGAATCCAGGTGAGGAACTTGATATACAAGGTCAAATCCGTGCCCGATTTCCAGCTGGACCAAGACTTCAAACAGCAGCTGATTGAGATTGCCAATTACATTGAGAACAACCAGACTAAAGCTGCCGAATATTTCGCTCAGTTGCTGGTCCTCAACTACGGGACTCACGTGTTGACGGGTATCGATGCCGGGGCGAGCCTGGTGCAAGAGGACCAGATCAGTTCTAGCTTTGTGTCCGAAAGCTGGAGTCGAAAATCCAGCATCGGAGCGTCGGCCGGAGTCACCTTCTTCCACACGGTGAACGTGGGCCTGAGCACCCAGGAGCAGAGCACCGACCAGTTCACCCGCCATTACATGAACAACAGGACGCACTCGAGCATCGAGAGCCACGGCGGGGTTCCCTTTTACCCTGGAATCACCCTGCAGAAGTGGCAGCAGGAGATCTCCAACCAGCTGGTGGCCATCGACAGGAGCGGGCGGCCCCTCAACTTCTTTATCCACCCACTCAACGTGCCCGAGCTGCCCGGGCCCACGGTGGCCAAGCTCACCCTGGCCATCGAGAGGGCCATCGCTCTCTACTACACCGTCAACACTCACCCGGGCTGCGTGGACATCAACTCGCCCAACTTCAACTTCCAGGCCAACCTCGACGACGGCTCCTGCAAGGAGGACGGCACGAATTTCACCTTCGGCGGCGTTTACCAGGAGTGCGCCCCGGTGTCGGGGCCGGACGCCCAGTCCCTGTGTGCGGGCCTGGACCAGAGCAACCCCCTGACCGGGGCCCACAGCTGTCCCGTTGGATACTCGGCCATACACCTGCACTCGGGCGTCCAGGAGGAGGGTAGGAGCCATTACGAGTGTCACCGCCATTGCCACTCGTGTTGGCTGGTGGCGACATGTTGCGACGACGTGTGCGGCGACGGCTACTACGTGAGCAAGGCCCGCTTTGAGGCCTACTGGTGTGCGGCGACGCCCGGCCTTGTCCTGCCCCAGAACTCGGGCTACCTCTTCGGCGGCCTGTACGGCCGAGTGTCCAGCAACGAGCTGACCCAAGGCCGCTCCTGCCCCGCGGCCttctacccgctgcgcctcctccagcacctgcgGGTCTGCGTCAGCCAAGACTACGAGATGGGCTTCCGCTACTCGGTGCCCTTCGGCGGCTTCTTCAGCTGCGAGGCGGGCAACCCGATGGCTGCCCGGGCCCCAGGCGTAGACTCAGGCCCAGCaccaggcccaggcccaggcgCCGACCCCAAGCGGTGTCCCGGCGGCTACAGCCAGCACCTGGCTGCCATTAGCGATAGCTGCCAAGTCCTCTACTGCGTCAAGTCAGGCTCCTTCAACGACCTCAAACTGGCCCCCATCCACCTGCCGCCGTTCGCTCAGCCCCCCCTGCTCACCAAGGGCTCCACAAACACGGTGATGGTCATGTCCGCGTACCAGGAGCCTTGGGTGAAGGACACGGTCACCAACCAGTGGAAGGTGGTCCCCATCTTGGACGCCCGCCGCGTATTTGACGGGGAGAATCCCTCCAGAGAGGCTGGGGCTGGGGCGGCAGCTGGCATCTCCATTGCCATCATCCTGGCCCTGGTTGGCATTCTCTGCCTTGTCTTCTTTATCAAGAAGCGACGGAGGCAGCGCGGATACCAAGCTCTGGCTGTAGAACATCAGGTGATATCCACAACCAGCTCTGACTCTGAGAGCAACACACTTTGCTCTCCTGATCCCCACGCGGATGCCTGA